Proteins encoded within one genomic window of Gadus macrocephalus chromosome 16, ASM3116895v1:
- the LOC132473872 gene encoding uncharacterized protein LOC132473872, with protein MADIGTIAALYLLWESEERRKRKRRRVWVHDILRRRLQLGEFHHLLQELCLDDGRFQRYFRLSRAQFDDLLARVGARISRQDTNYRRSISAAERLSVCLRFLATGDSFRTIATSFRVGASTVASIVSDGVTAIWDCLVEEFMAVPTTEDWRLIAQQFEEQWNFPLCCGAIDGKHVVLKAPANSGSQFFNYKGTFSIVLLAVVDADKCFRIIDVGGYGRTSDGGILANSVFGQALRAGDLKLPADRVLSAAAQRGPLPHVFVADEAFPLRTNLMRPFPGRILPRERRVFNYRLSRARLVVENAFGILSSQWRIYRRVIEVRPELAERCVKATCVLHNLLRRTAPTAEVRDCLPVGVVLPLPGLGRVAANNAGREAIRIRETFTSYFSAEGTLSWHDTIV; from the exons atGGCTGACATCGGCACCATCGCTGCGCTTTATTTGCTGTGGGAGTCCGAGGAGCGTCGCAAACGCAAACGCCGTCGTGTTTGGGTGCACGACATCCTCCGGAGACGGCtacagctgggtgagtttcaccacttGCTCCAAGAACTCTGCCTGGATGACGGCCGGTTTCAGCGGTACTTTCGACTGAGTCGGGCCCAGTtcgatgacctgctagcccgggttggtgccaggatctcccgtcaggacaccaactacaggcgctccatatcagctgcggagcgcctgtctgtctgtctccg ATTCCTGGCTACTGGCGATTCGTTCCGGACGATAGCCACCAGCTTCCGGGTCGGGGCCTCCACCGTGGCTTCCATCGTGTCCGATGGGGTGACGGCTATATGggactgcctggtggaggagttcaTGGCTGTGCCCACTACCGAGGACTGGAGGCTGATTGCGCAGCAGTTCGAGGAGCAGTGGAACTTCCCTCTCTGTTGCGGTGCCATCGATGGGAAGCATGTTGTTCTGAAGGCCCCTGCGAACTCCGGTTCGCAGTTCTTCAACTACAAGggaacattttccattgttcTCTTGGCAGTTGTCGACGCAGACAAGTGCTTCCGCATCATCGATGTGGGGGGCTATGGGAGAACCAGTGATGGAGGAATTCTGGCCAACTCGGTGTTTGGTCAGGCCCTCCGAGCTGGCGATCTCAAGCTCCCTGCTGACAGAGTACTGTCAGCGGCTGCGCAGAGAGGACCCCTGCCTCATGTGTTTGTAGCGGACGAGGCCTTTCCGCTACGGACCAACCTCATGAGGCCATTCCCCGGACGCATCCTCCCCCGAGAGCGGCGCGTCTTTAACTACCGACTGTCCCGGGCTCGGTTGGTGGTTGAGAACGCCTTCGgcatcctctcctcccagtGGCGGATCTACCGGAGGGTCATCGAGGTCCGTCCTGAGCTGGCGGAGAGATGCGTCAAGGCCACCTGTGTGCTCCACAACCTCCTCCGCAgaacagcaccaacagcagaagTGAGAGATTGCCTCCCTGTTGGTGTGGTGTTGCCTCTGCCAGGGCTGGGGAGAGTGGCTGCCAACAACGCCGGGAGAGAGGCCATCCGGATCCGCGAGACATTCACCTCCTACTTCTCTGCAGAAGGGACCCTCTCGTGGCATGACACCATCGTATAG